GGGCGGTTCACGAACCGCCCCTAAATTGGAGACCACGCGTAGAGACGCCCGGAAGGGCGTCTATTCTTTGGGCAACCTCAGGGGGCCGCCTCTACAAAATTCCAACATAACGCGTAAGACTACTCGGTGAAGAGAAAATCGACGAGCCTTTTCCTGGTTGGCGGCGTTCGCCACGACATTCAGTCACTTTATGCGAAACAATCGTGCGCTCACCTGCCGATCGCTTTTACTGCTGGCACCGACCTCTCCGCAGCTTATGACTCCTTGATCGACCTTTTTACAGCCGGGATCGAGAGCATTCAGCGGCGGATCGATGATGCGGGAGGCCGCAATCCCCTTATCCATCAATGCCGTCTTGACCAATTCCGCGCGGCGTGCACTCAGGTGCATGTTGTACGCCGCCGGCCCATCGGGTGAAGCCTTACCCACGAGCTGAACACGCAGCGTCGAGTCCGATTTCATTTGCGTCACCAAGGTCTTGAAATTGGCATATCCCGTTTTGGTGGTACTCGGTTCCAACGCTGCTGCGTTGGTTTCGGCGACGTGGGGCCGGTCAAATTCGAAGAAAATCTCTTTCGGCGCCGGCACGGGCGGAGTGACCGGAGGTTTGGGCGTGGGAGGCTGAGGGGTCACGGGTAAAACACAAAAGCGACCTCGCGGAACACGCGGCGGAATGCAGCATAGCCCCGAAGTCGTTTTCCAAAATTCCGGACATACGATGGGCATTGTAAATTTTTCGCAGCGCCCCTGCTTGTTCACAAATTCGTCCTTGGCGCAGCAGCGGCGTTCCATCCAGGAAGCGCGAACCTCCGGACAGCAGTTCCACTCACTCTCGATATCACCAACGCAGCATTCACCTTTATGTTCCGTCGTCCTTCCCGGGTGGAATCCGATCGGACATGAATAATCTTCCTTCTGCGGCGTTTTACAACCCAACATCTTGCACACATATTTACAACCGGGGAGCCAGGGCGCCTTCTCACACGCTGCTTTGGCATCTGAACCACACACTTTCCTGCCATGGATGATGATGCATACATCCGCCAGACCAATTCCCGGTATTTGAGGCCAGCGTTGAATTCTAGGCTCGGGGTTCGATGACTGCTGGGCGACGTGGGTCAATTCATGCGCCAGGAGCATTTTTCCCGTTGATGAAGCTGGATCGTATGCGCTGCGTTGGAAAAAGATATTGGCGCCGAGGGTGAACGCCCGGGCCTGCAGTGCACCGCACATCAGCGAGGCATCCTTGCAGGTGTGTACCTTCACGCCGCTAAAATTACGCCCCAACCTCGGCTCGAAGAAATCACGCGTCGCCTTCGAGAGTGAACGTCCCGGGCATTGGGTGACGTGATTCTGCGCCTGCGAGGCGATTTCTGGATGGTCTATCCCCTTCGTCCCTTCCGCCTGCAGCACCCCAACCCGGGACGCTTGCGGCTGGAAATGTCGATCGCCCGGATCCGGCGCGCCCAACACATTCTTGGCAATCCGATCCGCTTCCTGCTCATATCGATCGCCCGGACTCCCGACATTCAGCTTGGCTTGCACCGGCGCGCAGCGAGGACAGCCGC
The Anaerolineales bacterium DNA segment above includes these coding regions:
- a CDS encoding DUF4157 domain-containing protein, translating into MLALEYGRDKSTTLRGSPNRRSVFKNAQPTLDPLQTDTASAQDSCTCGGGCPRCAPVQAKLNVGSPGDRYEQEADRIAKNVLGAPDPGDRHFQPQASRVGVLQAEGTKGIDHPEIASQAQNHVTQCPGRSLSKATRDFFEPRLGRNFSGVKVHTCKDASLMCGALQARAFTLGANIFFQRSAYDPASSTGKMLLAHELTHVAQQSSNPEPRIQRWPQIPGIGLADVCIIIHGRKVCGSDAKAACEKAPWLPGCKYVCKMLGCKTPQKEDYSCPIGFHPGRTTEHKGECCVGDIESEWNCCPEVRASWMERRCCAKDEFVNKQGRCEKFTMPIVCPEFWKTTSGLCCIPPRVPRGRFCVLPVTPQPPTPKPPVTPPVPAPKEIFFEFDRPHVAETNAAALEPSTTKTGYANFKTLVTQMKSDSTLRVQLVGKASPDGPAAYNMHLSARRAELVKTALMDKGIAASRIIDPPLNALDPGCKKVDQGVISCGEVGASSKSDRQVSARLFRIK